AACCACAACCGTATGTAGATCAGAAAAATCACGCATAAGCTCGGTTTCGATGAAAGCCTTCAAATGCGGGATGTCAGCTCGACACGCACCATCAAGCAAGAGCAACCTGTCAGGGTACTCTACGAGATACATGTCTTGGATATAGCCTTTGATGGTATGAAGTTGCAAAACCGTATTCCTATTCGTTATTCCTGCCGTTCAGAACAAATCAACAGTTCAGCAACAAGTGGTCTAACCAGAATATAGCAAAGATCAACGAAATGTGGTTTTGTGAGTTCAAAATTACTGACACTGATAACAAAAAGATGAACCTGTTACTCGAAAAAGGTAATCACAATATTACAACCCCTTCATCATTATGATTTTTAAGAACTAAATTCAATTTAACTGATTATCAATACGCATTGATATGAATAGGTTAAAGCTAATTATCAAATTTCTTTTGAAAATGTAACAAATACAACGCTGTTGATGATTATTAACCCATTGGTAACATTTACGTAAATTATCAAGGGAAATAAAATGAAAAAAACAATAATCTACACCGTACTAGCGAGCGCAATTTTGTCTACTTATGCACATGCAGAGACAAAGATCACTCCAAAACAAGCTACCGTGGTCGCGACCATGACTGAACGCCCAGGTAACCCTTCGGTTACACCAGATGGGCGTTTATTGTTAAGCGTTCATCCGCTCGATCATCCAACGACTAAAGTCATCGAGTTAAGCGTGGCTGGAAATCAAACGCCATACCCGACGATGAAATATGCACAAGGTGAAAACTCTCAATTTAAGGCTGTCATTGCCATTCGTACCGATGATAACGGAGTCGCGTGGATTCTCGATCTGGCAACTCATACCATAACGGGCTGGGATACTCGTAATGAAGCATTAGTAAAAACGATAAAAATACCCGCCTCTGTTCTAAAACCGACAAGCTTCCTACAAGATTTTGCTCTAGACCAAAAAAGACAACGTATTATCATTGCTGATATGACCCAGAACGATCTAAAAAGTGAAGCCATTCCAGCCTTTGTAACTGTTGACCTAAAGACGGGAGAAGCGGTTCGAGTGGCAGAAAACCACCCATCTATGAAGGCCGACAGTAAAACTGGTTTTGCGTTAAACCCAATCACGATCGATCCATCTTACGAATGGGTCTATTTCGGAGCTG
The nucleotide sequence above comes from Vibrio atlanticus. Encoded proteins:
- a CDS encoding L-dopachrome tautomerase-related protein, whose amino-acid sequence is MKKTIIYTVLASAILSTYAHAETKITPKQATVVATMTERPGNPSVTPDGRLLLSVHPLDHPTTKVIELSVAGNQTPYPTMKYAQGENSQFKAVIAIRTDDNGVAWILDLATHTITGWDTRNEALVKTIKIPASVLKPTSFLQDFALDQKRQRIIIADMTQNDLKSEAIPAFVTVDLKTGEAVRVAENHPSMKADSKTGFALNPITIDPSYEWVYFGAVNGRTIYRVKASEFDNDGKTVADNIKRYADKPYSDGITVDSAQNVYVTDIENNAIGVSTPKGYRIIATLSENQTWPDGMSFGPDGYVYVTVNQLNRTAALNNGKDTGIRPFEVVKIKALATGTTGR